From the Lathyrus oleraceus cultivar Zhongwan6 chromosome 3, CAAS_Psat_ZW6_1.0, whole genome shotgun sequence genome, the window AAGTTTGTTTTTTTTACTAGACAAATACCTTATTTTTTAATTCCACAAGACAAATTCTTGGAAAGTTACCCGACCCCACCTCAGCCCACCCATATAATTTAATATTAATCACACCTTAAAAAAAAACATACAACAAAGAAAAAAATGATTTActcttttatttaattaatttcaATATTTTTACAACTAAAGAATAAATTAATGACAACGAATAAAGAACACAAAattcaaataaataaaaaaattatatatacACACACTCATTTTCAATCAAACAACTAATGCTAGGAAACTTCGTGGAAGCTACACTCGAGAAAAGAATGGACCTGCTACTCATGCCTTCACTGCACCCATTTAACCCCCTTCACCTTCCTCTCACTTTCCCCTCACAACACAATTCTccttctcttctcttctcttaTTATCCCTCTTCTTTCTTTCTTCTCAATTCCATCCGTTATATTCACTTTCCATCTCAATTCCAATGAAGTTCATTAACCCTAAAAACCTCTCTCCCAAACACCTTTTCCGTTCCAAGAAGGAAAAATCATCCGTATCACGATCCGACCCGCTTTCCTTCGGGTCAGCTTCTTCCTCTGACGACTCCACTCACAAAGCCGTCACCGGAGGCTCTCAAACACCTACCAGCGTCCTTCCTGAAGCATCGTCCAGCTCGTGGTCCGACGTCACCGTCGAAGTTCAATGGGAGCTTGCTCAGGCGTTCAGATTAATCGACCGCGACAACGACGGCGTCGTTTCGCGTGAAGAACTCGAAGCCGTTCTGACGCGCCTCGGAGCGCGTCCGCCTAGCTCCGAGGAGATCGAGATGATGCTAAGCGAAGTTGATAGCGATGGTAGAGGATGCATAAGCGTGGAATCGATCATGAACCGGATTGGATCGGGTTCGGCTTCGGCTTCGGATCCGAATCCGGAGGAAGAACTGAGGGAAGCGTTTGAGGTTTTTGATACGGATCGGGATGGGAGAATCTCCGCGGAAGAGTTGTTGAGGGTTTTTAGAGCAATTGGGGATGAACGGTGTACGTTAGAGGAGTGCCGGCGTATGATAGCAGGTGTTGATAAAAACAGAGATGGGTTTGTCTGTTTCGAGGAGTTTTCGTGTATGATGGAGATGCAGCGATGATGGTGACTGTGattatgaagaaaaaaataacaatataataatataaatatattactaaatgaagaaaaaaaacaattTCTTTGATCATCTATGTTGTTCTTCTTAGTCCGTTTCTTTTTGTTGTAAATTTTTTTTGTTGCTGTAAACCATCTTTTTAGTCTTAAAATTGTAAGATTATGAAAAGTTGGGATTAAATGTAAGAAATATcaaaatgttttttttaaaattatttaatgTTAGTTAAATGCTTGCCTTTAATTTGTCTATAAAACTTAAAACTAATATTTAACCTTATTTAAGTTGAGGAAAATAAGAGAAGAAAGCGCGTTTTGAAAGTGAAGGAGTAAATCAATTGGTCGGTTGTGATGCGAAGATTCCTGGAAATGGAGTTTGTTGAATTGGTGGAAATATCTGTCTTACGTGGCACACCCACCCAAAACGGTCGTCTTCGCTTTGGTTGATAGATTCCAATGTTTGATTATAACGATTGAAATTGGAACTTTAAGGAATCGttcttatttttctattttcaATTAGAAAAATAAAAAGTATAGAAAACTTTTATCTCAGAAAGACAGCGAAATAGAAATAAGGACAGATTGGAaaaaaatgggatagaaaggaGAGAGAGAAACATAGTTAAAGAACAATTAATCAACGATTGTCTAGCAATACAACATAGTTAAGCGGGTCAACCGCAACAACATGGCAGATAAGGATATCAGCTTTGGTTGATCGATGTATACCAAATTCTCTGAAAGCCATAGAAGGTCAATTTATGTGCGGCGATGTAAATCGATTGCATACATCGATCAAATCGAGCAAGGTCAACACAAAAAGAGGCTTGGCGAACGTGTTATCTCAGACAACAACAGCCAGCCACTGAATTCAAAGAAAAAGGAGGAAAGTAATCTTAATTGAAAAGATAAAGTTAAGTAGGAGGAATAAAGTCATGGGAATGGGAGAAGGAAAAGTGAAACAAAAATCCGGAAACAAGATAAAATGGTTTATGATGAATTGAAATAATGGGTTAGATCCATTGAGAGGACAAATACATCTCTCAATGGATGTGGGAGTTTGGAAACGAGATTGGGGCCAGTAACTCAAGAGATGAAGGGgaaattttgaaaattttatttgttcATGAGGAGAGGGATTAAGGCCTCAGTAAATAATAGAGGAGGGGCGGCCACAGAAGATGAAGGGGTTGTAAGGGAGGTTAGGATAGAAACACGAGGTATTGAGAATTAATGAAGATTATGAGCTATAATATAAGGGGATTATGAGGGGCGTTAAAAAGTGTAGTTCATATTGGATTGACCCTTCGGATTAACTGTATTTGGCAAAACAATAACATGGAGAAGTATTCAAAGTGTTCAAGATTATCTAGCTTGCTTAATATGTATGGAGGTGGAGGAGGAGCACATGATGAATGCGATGTCGCGGCATGAGGTACGACATATGGGCCTTACGCATCAGGTAAATACTATTGCGTTTTGGAAGAGTTTATTGCCAAAAACTAGATCCGATTTTATTGCTAATTGGCTTAGCAATATGATTAGGTGATTTGTTTGACAGTTGGATGAAGACTGATTCATATTTAAATGaaattttatttttgaatttaaattgaaacatatcatatcttgttggagatATTTACGGAACAACTAATATCCAACATATTATGCATTAACTCTAGACGAAATTAAAGTTATTATCCAAGGAGAAAAGTCCATAGTTATTATGCTATATAAGGAGCTCAAAACTTAAATTGAAAGCCAAACATTAAATTAAAGATTTTAGAGTTCTATGGTTTATTTTGAGTCTTGTTATTGTTGTATGTAAACCAttatgtttcagtaacttggcataaCTTGTTTGTCTAGATTTGAGTGGTAGTATTCAACATTGATTATTGAGTTGTAATCTCCAATCATAAGTTGTGTGATTGAGAATAAAGTGAGCAAGCTCTCATGTTTAGGGGGAGCCCTAAATCGAAAGTCTTTAGGTAGTGTTATGATGAGGCATTGAACAACATAGGGTTTGTTGTTGCTTGTAAGACTAATTATACTAAACTACTAATAGTGAATTTTCTTTCTTGAGTTGTGGACTCAACCCCCCAGAAATAGGTGTGGTTTCATCGAACTAGGTAAACAAGTTATTTCCTgcttttctgctccatcatctaGTACTTGCTATTGTGGTGTTTCCGATTTAACTTGTCAAACCAATTGTCTAGGATATCGTGTTCGACATATGTCCCATGATGACACTCTGTCATTGCATGCTTTTTAGTTGAATAAACGAatcaaaacaagttaaagaggAGCAAAGATGAAGAATAACGACCAAAGAAAGATGTAAAAATGACTAAGTATGAAGAAATAAGGACTTAGTAAAAATCAGAtggaaaaaagagaaaaaatgtgCAGCTACTGGAATAATCAAGCGTATCATCATGCAACATTGCACGCATGATAGAAAAGCAAAGTCAGTATCCCGCGTAATGCAATTTATCACGCTCATGATAAGTCCTTTTTTGGGCCTATTATGACGCACTCTGGATTGATTGAATGATATAAAAATGAGTTTTGGGCATCTTTTCAAAGGGTTTGTGATTTTACACTACAAGTGACAATTTACAACACTGAAAGGCATATTGGGAGTGCATatgaagccattggaggccagTTATTCAAGGAAACTCTTATGCAAACTTCTTATTTGTATTTGGTGTTATAGTTTGCATTATGTGTAGTTAATTATATCTAGGTTAGGTTTTGTTTAATGAACTTATTTTAATATTGTTGGGACATATGTTTAATTTGTTATTGCGTGAACAATTTGAGTTTATAATTCTATTCAATTACACCTTTTTATGTGAGATAttcttttaatctgattttgggcGCATATGGAATTTTGACAATTAGCCTATGTGTTTGACTTAGGGAAATTGTTGTGTTTTATGTCGGTTGAATAAGGATATGAGACCTCGAGTAATGGCTTAGGAATTAACGTTCTCTTGCATTGCCTAATCTTACTTATGCTGGTGGACTAGGGATAAGAAACTTTGAGTATAGATTAGTGAGTTATACACCAAGGAATTGGGTATAGTATATTTGTTAATTCATCGTGGAATTATAGCAATGATATCATTTATGAAATACATCGAACACCAATAATAGAGAAATAAGGGACTATATACAAAACCCAATCGCTTTCATATTATTGACATAACACTCTATTTTCTTTTTTGCATTATCACtcgccccccccccccccccccccccctatTTAGTATTTTCTAAACATTGCACAATTACTGTCTGCAGTCCatgtggattcgatctttttattacttcgacattattggtacacttgccgagaagtcatcaaaTTTTTGACGCCATTATTGGGGACTGTTGCTAACTTGAACAACGCAACGCTTGTGAAACgtttgtttatttaatttttgttttttgtttttattttctcGTTAATTATTTAATTACAATGTTACTAAGGTATTTCTTGCTTGTGTATGCGCAACTCAAGATCGATATTGACACTGTTTGGTCCATAAATTGAAAGAAATGCATGTGCCATCAGAAGATCGGTTAGAGAAGCGACTATGGCTCAAAGGATATTAGTACAAGATGATTCACTGGTTTCTTCGGACGCTGAAGAGGAAATCACCATGGCAGTCATACCACCACCACCAACTATGTGGGACTACTGAAAAAGAATTGATGAAGAACAGGTTTCTAGAGGGTTTGTACCAGCATACCCCGTTAACTTTGACATAAAAAGTTTATGCCTTCAGGCTTAAGAGATAATTCGTTCGATGTGAACGCAATTAGAGACCCGTGGGAGCATCTTGCTCGCTTCTACGAAGCAATCTCGATCTGTAGGCCAGCTGGGGTCACTAAAGACCAAGTCAAGATGATGCAGTTTGGTTTCTCGCTAATTGGAAGCAAAAGATTGGTTACTTTTCCTTCCAAATGAAACTATACGGACATGGAAAGATCGTGAGGACAAATTCTTAGAGAGATTCTTCATCACCACTCAGTTTGTTGACCGAAGAGCGAAAATTACAATTTTGAGCACCAGGAAATTGAATCATCGTATGACTCATTGGAAAGGTTTAAAATTTTGTTACACAGATGTTCAAATCATAATATTAATAACATGGAGCAAATGCATAATTTTATCAAAGGTCTCAATAGTCAAACACGCATGCTGCTATATGCTTCCGCGGGAGGTACGATCAAAAAAATGATCGAACCACAAGTTAAAGACTTGATTGAAAATATGTGCTTGAATGAATATCGTTCAAAGAGTGAAATATCAGTAAAAATTGAAATTGTAGGCACACCAAAAGGTATGTTAGCCATTGATACTCATACTGCACTTTTATCTCAAATTGAATTATTGAATAAAAAGCTAGCTGAAAACAGCTTGAGTAAAGCTAACGTGAGTCAGGTACAAACACAAAGGTGTGATTTTTATCGAGATGGACATGCAACTTGAAGGTTCTCTTTAGAAGGATCTAGTGAAGAAGCTCGATTTACAAATTTCCATAAAAAACATATATTCTAATACCTACAATCCAAGATGGAAGGATCTCCCAAATTTCAGATGGAGGAACAATCAGAACACAAGCGCTAATCAGGGTGTTCATCCGAATCAACAAGCTCTGATTCAAAGGAAACCTTCACCACTTGAAGATACCCTACAAAAATGTATACAAACCACCAAGAGAAGTTTTTAACAGGTAAATAAACATCATGAAACAATGAGTAAGTACCATgatgtgtaacacccttctaaataccccaaattattataattaaaataacaatatattcatcagagtaattatgccccg encodes:
- the LOC127126398 gene encoding probable calcium-binding protein CML35, producing MKFINPKNLSPKHLFRSKKEKSSVSRSDPLSFGSASSSDDSTHKAVTGGSQTPTSVLPEASSSSWSDVTVEVQWELAQAFRLIDRDNDGVVSREELEAVLTRLGARPPSSEEIEMMLSEVDSDGRGCISVESIMNRIGSGSASASDPNPEEELREAFEVFDTDRDGRISAEELLRVFRAIGDERCTLEECRRMIAGVDKNRDGFVCFEEFSCMMEMQR